One window of the Nicotiana tabacum cultivar K326 chromosome 4, ASM71507v2, whole genome shotgun sequence genome contains the following:
- the LOC142180082 gene encoding uncharacterized protein LOC142180082 — MANGQAESTNKIIINNLKKRLEEAKGNWPEVLPGVLWAYRTTSKTGTREMPFSLVYGSEALIPVEMGEPSTRFTQATEESNDEELRTNLDLLEQRREAALIRMAAQKQIIE; from the coding sequence ATGGCCAATGGacaagctgagtcaacaaataAGATTATTATCAATAATTTGAAGAAAAGATTAGAAGAAGCAAAAGGcaattggcctgaggtgttaccaggagtattatgggcttatagAACAACTTCAAAGACAGGTACGAGGGAAATGCCATTTTCACTTGTTTATGGCTCAGAAGCCTTAATCCCAGTTGAAATGGGAGAGCCAAGTACGAGATTCACACAAGCAACGgaagaatcaaatgatgaagaaTTAAGAACGAACCTGGATCTACTCGAGCAAAGAAGAGAAGCAGCtctaataagaatggcagcacaaaagcaaatCATTGAATGA